In a genomic window of Corynebacterium choanae:
- a CDS encoding nucleobase:cation symporter-2 family protein gives MSEATAQRADQSSVSPVDQIPPGKVLWPMAFQHVLAMYAGAVAVPLVLGGAMIQAGQMQPSDLPYLITADLLVAGIATILQCVGFWRFGARLPIVQGCTFTAVPPMIIIGQNYGPAAIYGSVLACGLFMMLMAPIFARILWMFPPLVTGTLITIVGLSLIPVAASNIAGGNAPDAGSMSNIALGFFTLAVVLVVERFAPPAMARTSVLIGLLVGTIVAAFAGKVDLSGVADEQWLGVATPFHFGLPEFPPSAVIALILVALVTLVEATGDFLAAGEIVEKKTTPQQIADGLRADGFSTMLGGVFNTFPYTAFAQNIGLLAMSRVRSRYVVAGCGAILILLGLLPKLGAVIAAIPTPVLGGATGALFGMIAASGMKTLSKLEINENSLIVIAVSVTIGLLPVMYPDLFQEFPSWFTTMFNSGITTGALAAILLNLFFFGTRRVPANAGRELATADTAYADASMYKNDPASRSS, from the coding sequence GTGTCAGAAGCAACCGCGCAACGCGCCGATCAATCGTCAGTGAGCCCGGTGGATCAGATTCCACCCGGGAAAGTGTTATGGCCAATGGCCTTTCAGCATGTGCTTGCCATGTATGCAGGTGCGGTAGCTGTGCCGCTAGTTCTTGGCGGGGCTATGATTCAAGCCGGTCAAATGCAGCCCAGTGATTTGCCGTATTTGATTACCGCCGATCTTCTCGTGGCAGGTATCGCCACTATTTTGCAATGTGTGGGCTTTTGGCGTTTCGGAGCCCGCCTGCCAATTGTGCAGGGCTGTACGTTCACGGCAGTGCCGCCGATGATTATCATCGGCCAAAATTATGGGCCAGCAGCAATCTATGGCTCCGTACTTGCGTGCGGGTTGTTCATGATGCTGATGGCCCCCATTTTTGCCCGGATTCTGTGGATGTTTCCACCGCTGGTCACCGGCACCTTGATCACTATTGTTGGGCTGTCGCTCATCCCGGTGGCTGCCTCGAATATTGCCGGCGGCAACGCGCCCGATGCCGGTTCGATGAGCAATATTGCGCTCGGATTTTTCACGCTCGCAGTGGTGTTGGTTGTGGAACGGTTCGCGCCACCGGCGATGGCTCGAACTTCGGTGCTCATCGGACTGCTGGTGGGCACGATTGTGGCTGCGTTCGCCGGCAAAGTGGATTTGTCCGGGGTAGCTGACGAACAGTGGCTGGGTGTGGCAACCCCATTCCATTTCGGTTTGCCAGAGTTCCCGCCGTCTGCGGTGATTGCTCTGATTCTCGTTGCTCTTGTCACCCTCGTGGAGGCAACCGGTGACTTCCTTGCCGCCGGGGAAATCGTGGAGAAGAAAACCACCCCGCAGCAGATTGCTGATGGGCTACGGGCGGATGGTTTTTCTACCATGCTCGGCGGAGTGTTTAATACCTTCCCTTACACGGCGTTTGCCCAAAATATTGGGCTGCTTGCGATGAGCCGGGTGCGTTCCCGCTATGTTGTCGCTGGATGTGGCGCAATTTTGATTCTCTTAGGGTTGCTGCCCAAGCTGGGGGCGGTCATTGCCGCTATTCCCACACCTGTGCTCGGTGGGGCAACCGGCGCCTTGTTCGGCATGATTGCCGCCAGTGGCATGAAAACCTTGTCGAAGCTGGAAATCAATGAAAACTCGCTCATCGTTATCGCCGTTTCAGTGACGATCGGTCTGCTGCCGGTGATGTATCCCGACCTATTCCAGGAGTTCCCAAGCTGGTTTACGACTATGTTCAACTCCGGTATTACCACCGGTGCATTGGCTGCCATCTTGCTCAACTTGTTCTTCTTCGGTACCCGTCGGGTGCCGGCGAATGCTGGCCGTGAGCTGGCAACAGCCGACACTGCCTATGCGGATGCCTCGATGTATAAGAACGATCCAGCATCCCGCAGCAGCTAG
- a CDS encoding amidohydrolase yields the protein MHTRRTHVAELVQHHRADLSFQQACYQWLHAHPELSGQEANTAATIAEYLERFDCEITRNIGGHGLVAVFRNGKGPTVLFRADFDGLPVEEITGVPFASQEVAIGKDGNPTKVMHACGHDMHTTAALGACAILDEHRADWHGTVVMLFQPAEEDSTGAAAMVADGLQDIIPAPDVCLGQHIVPGPAGQVMTMPGAALAACDSVTITIFGQSAHGSMPHHSIDPTVVAAMIILRLQTIVAREISPEDFAVISVGTLQSGHTNNTIPGTATLTLNCRFYDDAVKATVYAAIERVVRAECVASGCVQEPTFSWFAHGELTDNDETVFSAVRPVFDALFGQDSVTATRWTASEDFPFIPQAFGAPYLFWTVGVTPRPQWHAAAAQGQLEQVIPGNHMGTFLPDYEPSVQACTQAAAAAILTYVANPQ from the coding sequence GTGCACACACGCAGGACACACGTTGCAGAGCTGGTGCAGCATCATCGGGCAGATCTGTCGTTCCAACAGGCTTGCTATCAGTGGTTGCATGCCCATCCGGAGCTTTCCGGGCAGGAGGCAAACACAGCGGCAACGATCGCGGAATATTTGGAACGGTTTGATTGCGAGATAACCCGCAATATCGGCGGCCACGGTCTCGTTGCAGTGTTCCGCAACGGTAAAGGTCCAACAGTACTGTTTCGCGCCGACTTTGATGGACTGCCCGTCGAAGAGATCACCGGGGTGCCGTTTGCTTCCCAAGAAGTGGCGATCGGCAAGGATGGTAATCCCACAAAAGTGATGCATGCCTGTGGCCACGACATGCACACCACCGCGGCATTGGGGGCGTGCGCTATCCTCGACGAGCATCGCGCCGATTGGCATGGCACAGTGGTCATGCTGTTTCAACCCGCCGAAGAGGACTCTACCGGGGCGGCAGCGATGGTGGCCGACGGTTTGCAGGACATCATCCCCGCCCCTGATGTGTGCCTTGGCCAACATATTGTGCCAGGACCTGCCGGTCAGGTGATGACCATGCCAGGGGCGGCGTTGGCTGCCTGCGATTCGGTGACGATTACGATTTTTGGCCAGTCGGCGCATGGTTCAATGCCGCATCATTCCATTGATCCGACCGTGGTGGCGGCGATGATCATTCTGCGGCTGCAAACTATCGTTGCCCGGGAGATTTCCCCGGAAGATTTTGCTGTCATCAGTGTCGGCACCCTCCAGTCGGGGCACACGAATAACACTATTCCCGGCACGGCTACGTTGACGTTGAACTGTCGGTTTTACGATGACGCGGTCAAGGCCACCGTGTATGCCGCTATTGAGCGGGTGGTGCGGGCGGAATGTGTCGCCTCTGGATGTGTGCAGGAGCCCACGTTTTCCTGGTTCGCCCATGGGGAACTTACCGACAATGATGAAACCGTCTTCAGTGCGGTTCGGCCGGTATTTGATGCGTTGTTTGGCCAAGATTCGGTAACTGCGACCCGGTGGACTGCCAGCGAAGATTTCCCCTTTATTCCGCAGGCTTTTGGGGCGCCGTATCTGTTTTGGACGGTGGGGGTTACCCCCCGGCCACAGTGGCATGCGGCGGCCGCCCAAGGTCAGCTTGAGCAGGTGATTCCGGGAAATCATATGGGAACGTTTTTACCCGATTATGAGCCGAGTGTGCAGGCCTGTACCCAGGCGGCAGCAGCCGCCATCCTCACCTATGTCGCCAATCCGCAATAG
- the pyk gene encoding pyruvate kinase codes for MERRTKIVCTLGPAVASKEAIVELVESGMDVARLNMSHGDYSDHEQNYQWVREATDETGHAVGVLADLQGPKIRLGRFTDGSTFWATGERVRITVDDVPGTHDRVSTTYKGLAKDAKPGDRLLVDDGKVGLVCVEVDGNDVVCEVTEGGPVSNNKGVSLPGMDISVPALSEKDKEDLEFALNLGVDFIALSFVRSPADIDLVHEVMDRVGRRVPVIAKLEKPEAIDALESIILSFDAIMVARGDLGVEVPLEQVPLMQKRAIQIARENAKPVIVATQMLDSMIENSRPTRAEASDVANAVLDGADAVMLSGETSVGQWPHLTVKTMARIVQTAESSGEIPPLNHMPRTRRGVISYSARDIAVNLNARALVAFTSSGDTAKRLARLHCHLPLLVFTPEPAVRSQLALTWGAETFLCPTVEDTDDMMEQVNKALLTMPEYEEGDLMVVVAGTPPGVPGNTNMIRVHQLGEVVSAHYHAKKSEGCCGGKNHGTDTTAAPVAEDTAAAAPAAANAEASAPSTISGDLGLKDAAKAKQGGSCGCGCKSK; via the coding sequence GTGGAAAGACGAACGAAGATTGTATGTACGCTAGGTCCTGCGGTGGCAAGCAAAGAAGCCATCGTGGAACTAGTCGAATCGGGCATGGATGTTGCCCGTCTCAACATGTCGCATGGCGACTACAGCGACCATGAGCAGAACTATCAGTGGGTGCGGGAAGCCACCGACGAAACCGGACATGCGGTCGGTGTGTTGGCTGACCTGCAGGGCCCGAAAATTCGCCTGGGTCGGTTTACCGACGGGTCGACGTTCTGGGCGACCGGTGAACGGGTACGCATCACCGTAGATGACGTGCCAGGAACCCACGACCGGGTCTCCACCACCTACAAGGGATTGGCTAAGGATGCCAAACCAGGCGATCGCCTGCTCGTCGACGACGGCAAGGTTGGCCTGGTCTGTGTTGAGGTTGACGGCAACGATGTTGTGTGCGAAGTCACCGAAGGCGGTCCGGTCTCTAACAACAAGGGTGTATCCCTGCCGGGCATGGACATCTCTGTGCCGGCGTTGAGCGAAAAAGACAAAGAAGACCTCGAATTCGCACTGAATTTGGGCGTGGACTTCATCGCCCTGTCCTTTGTGCGTTCACCAGCCGATATTGATCTCGTCCATGAAGTGATGGATCGGGTTGGTCGCCGTGTTCCGGTGATTGCCAAGCTGGAGAAGCCAGAAGCCATCGACGCCCTCGAGTCGATCATTTTGTCCTTCGACGCGATCATGGTTGCCCGTGGCGACCTTGGTGTGGAAGTTCCCCTGGAGCAGGTGCCGTTGATGCAAAAACGCGCCATCCAGATTGCACGGGAAAACGCGAAGCCGGTGATTGTCGCCACGCAGATGCTGGATTCGATGATTGAGAACTCGCGTCCTACCCGTGCGGAAGCCTCCGACGTGGCAAACGCGGTGCTCGACGGCGCGGATGCGGTCATGCTTTCCGGGGAAACCTCGGTTGGCCAGTGGCCACATCTCACCGTGAAGACGATGGCTCGTATCGTGCAAACTGCCGAGTCTTCCGGTGAAATTCCGCCGCTGAATCACATGCCACGCACCCGCCGTGGGGTGATTTCCTACTCGGCACGCGATATTGCGGTGAACTTAAACGCCCGCGCACTGGTGGCGTTCACCTCCTCCGGTGACACCGCGAAGCGTCTTGCCCGTCTGCACTGCCATCTGCCGCTGCTCGTGTTCACCCCGGAACCGGCAGTCCGTTCACAGCTGGCACTCACCTGGGGCGCCGAAACCTTCCTCTGCCCAACGGTGGAAGACACCGACGACATGATGGAACAGGTCAACAAGGCACTGCTGACCATGCCCGAGTATGAAGAAGGCGATTTGATGGTCGTGGTTGCCGGTACCCCACCAGGAGTTCCCGGTAACACGAACATGATTCGTGTGCACCAGCTTGGTGAAGTGGTCAGCGCCCACTATCACGCCAAGAAATCGGAGGGCTGCTGTGGTGGTAAGAACCATGGCACCGACACCACCGCTGCGCCGGTAGCTGAGGACACTGCTGCGGCTGCACCAGCAGCAGCCAATGCGGAAGCTTCCGCGCCTTCCACCATCAGTGGCGATTTGGGCTTGAAAGACGCTGCTAAAGCCAAGCAGGGCGGCAGCTGCGGTTGCGGCTGCAAATCGAAGTAA
- a CDS encoding type IIL restriction-modification enzyme MmeI, with amino-acid sequence MSIEYTTDKEAAALRLMDFSQLWAGRADTFDAENESTEVDRRQFFTGLLSCYNVSDEDLQTAIDEAASLNSSGLENPVDILWPAKVIGRAVEPGTDLVESLNSLLVDIPESADNPSLVVVTDFANICKLSLADDSETETFPVTELPDRVEDFFLFAEVEVEDEDDEEEE; translated from the coding sequence ATGAGTATTGAATACACCACTGATAAAGAAGCTGCGGCACTGCGTCTGATGGACTTCTCCCAATTGTGGGCTGGACGGGCAGACACCTTCGATGCTGAAAACGAGAGCACCGAAGTTGATCGTCGCCAGTTCTTCACCGGCCTGCTGAGCTGCTACAACGTCAGTGATGAAGATCTGCAAACTGCTATTGACGAAGCTGCATCGTTAAATTCCTCCGGCCTGGAGAATCCGGTAGATATTCTCTGGCCAGCAAAGGTGATCGGCCGTGCTGTAGAACCAGGTACCGATCTCGTCGAATCGTTGAACTCCCTGCTCGTAGATATTCCAGAAAGCGCCGACAACCCAAGCCTGGTGGTCGTCACTGACTTCGCTAATATCTGCAAGCTGTCTTTGGCTGACGACTCTGAGACTGAAACGTTCCCGGTTACCGAGCTTCCCGACCGTGTCGAGGACTTCTTCCTGTTCGCCGAAGTTGAGGTTGAAGACGAAGACGACGAGGAAGAAGAGTAA